Proteins from a genomic interval of Lolium perenne isolate Kyuss_39 chromosome 1, Kyuss_2.0, whole genome shotgun sequence:
- the LOC127295146 gene encoding uncharacterized protein isoform X2 yields the protein MESESAARGGRGQPLAAAVAEEEPVGSIRTMERVAAAKKIIENGYRERSKNLRERNERRLLLEQQLASSQVPREEQIKLIKELERKETEYMRLKRHRICVDDFELLTIIGRGAFGEVQLCRDKSSGNIYAMKKLKKSEMVVKGQVEHVRAERNLLAEVGSHCIVKLYYSFQDAEYLYLIMEYLPGGDMMTLLMREDTLTENVARFYIAETVLAIESIHKHNYIHRDIKPDNLLLDKNGHMKLSDFGLCKPIDCSKLSTLSEDEPMTDENLRESMDIDNSLYDTTNGRRWRSQNEQLQHWQKNRRKLAFSTVGTPDYIAPEVLLKKGYGIECDWWSLGAIMYEMLVGYPPFYSDDPITTCRKIVHWRSYLKFPENSRLSPEAKDLICRFLCDVDHRIGSEGADQIKAHPWFRGVEWDKLYELEAAFKPQVNDELDTQNFQKFDEVDPAPRRTGSGSSRKMIPNSKDLSFVGYTYKNFEAVKGSHLSADSKQSSSFTSQRSGGDTSGTADMDSSEEPNGSDTHMHTAADDMMQ from the exons ATGGAGAGCGAGTCGGCGGCGCGCGGTGGCAGGGGCCAGccgctggcggcggcggtggcggaggaggagcctGTGGGGTCCATCCGCACCATGGAGCGCGTGGCCGCCGCGAAGAAGATCATCGAGAACGGCTACCGCGAGCGCTCCAAGAACCTCCGGGAGCGCAACGAGag GCGCTTACTTTTGGAACAACAGCTAGCTTCTTCACAAGTTCCTAGGGAGGAGCAAATAAAATTAATAAAGGAGCTGGAGAGAAAGGAGACTGAATACATGAGACTTAAAAGACATAGAATTTGTGTAGATGACTTTGAGCTGCTCACCATCATTGGAAGAGGCGCTTTTGGGGAG GTTCAACTTTGCCGGGATAAATCCTCTGGGAACATTTACGCAATGAAAAAGCTAAAGAAGTCTGAAATGGTTGTCAAGGGTCAG GTGGAACATGTTAGAGCTGAAAGAAACTTGCTGGCTGAAGTTGGTAGCCACTGCATCGTGAAGCTATACTATTCTTTCCAAGATGCTGAGTACCTTTACCTTATCATGGAATACCTCCCTGGAGGTGATATGATGACCCTGCTCATGAGAGAGGATACCTTAACTGAAAATGTGGCTCGTTTCTATATTGCTGAGACAGTTCTTGCAATTGAGTCGATTCATAAACATAATTACATCCACAG AGATATTAAGCCTGATAATCTGCTTCTCGATAAGAATGGTCACATGAAGTTGTCAGATTTTGGCTTGTGTAAGCCTATTGATTGCTCAAAATTGTCAACCTTGAGCGAAGATGAACCTATGACTGATGAAAATCTTAGGGAGTCAATGGACATTGATAATTCTCTCTATGATACAACAAATGGTAGAAGGTGGAGAAGTCAAAACGAACAGCTTCAGCACTGGCAGAAGAACAGGAGAAAATTG GCATTTTCAACAGTCGGTACTCCTGATTATATTGCTCCAGAGGTTCTACTAAAAAAGGGATATGGAATTGAGTGTGACTG GTGGTCTCTGGGTGCTATCATGTATGAGATGCTTGTTGGGTATCCACCGTTTTATTCTGATGATCCAATAACTACATGCCGAAAG ATTGTACATTGGAGAAGCTATTTGAAATTTCCAGAAAATTCAAGGCTGTCTCCTGAAGCTAAGGATCTGATTTGTCGGTTCTTGTGTGATGTTGATCACAGGATTGGCAGTGAAGGGGCAGATCAAATAAAG GCTCATCCTTGGTTTCGTGGAGTTGAATGGGATAAGCTTTATGAATTGGAGGCAGCATTTAAGCCTCAAGTAAATGATGAACTGGATACACAAAATTTTCAGAAATTCGACGAA GTAGATCCTGCTCCCCGAAGAACAGGTTCTGGGTCCTCAAGGAAG ATGATTCCCAATTCTAAAGATCTTAGCTTTGTGGGCTATACATACAAGAACTTCGAAGCTGTGAAAGGTTCACATCTGTCTGCAG ATTCTAAACAAAGCTCCTCGTTTACAAGCCAGCGTAGTGGCGGCGACACATCTG GTACAGCAGACATGGATTCATCAGAAGAACCCAACGGAAGCGACACACACATGCACACTGCTGCTGACGATATGATGCAATAA
- the LOC127295146 gene encoding uncharacterized protein isoform X1 → MESESAARGGRGQPLAAAVAEEEPVGSIRTMERVAAAKKIIENGYRERSKNLRERNERRLLLEQQLASSQVPREEQIKLIKELERKETEYMRLKRHRICVDDFELLTIIGRGAFGEVQLCRDKSSGNIYAMKKLKKSEMVVKGQVEHVRAERNLLAEVGSHCIVKLYYSFQDAEYLYLIMEYLPGGDMMTLLMREDTLTENVARFYIAETVLAIESIHKHNYIHRDIKPDNLLLDKNGHMKLSDFGLCKPIDCSKLSTLSEDEPMTDENLRESMDIDNSLYDTTNGRRWRSQNEQLQHWQKNRRKLAFSTVGTPDYIAPEVLLKKGYGIECDWWSLGAIMYEMLVGYPPFYSDDPITTCRKIVHWRSYLKFPENSRLSPEAKDLICRFLCDVDHRIGSEGADQIKAHPWFRGVEWDKLYELEAAFKPQVNDELDTQNFQKFDEVDPAPRRTGSGSSRKMIPNSKDLSFVGYTYKNFEAVKGSHLSADSKQSSSFTSQRSGGDTSVAGTADMDSSEEPNGSDTHMHTAADDMMQ, encoded by the exons ATGGAGAGCGAGTCGGCGGCGCGCGGTGGCAGGGGCCAGccgctggcggcggcggtggcggaggaggagcctGTGGGGTCCATCCGCACCATGGAGCGCGTGGCCGCCGCGAAGAAGATCATCGAGAACGGCTACCGCGAGCGCTCCAAGAACCTCCGGGAGCGCAACGAGag GCGCTTACTTTTGGAACAACAGCTAGCTTCTTCACAAGTTCCTAGGGAGGAGCAAATAAAATTAATAAAGGAGCTGGAGAGAAAGGAGACTGAATACATGAGACTTAAAAGACATAGAATTTGTGTAGATGACTTTGAGCTGCTCACCATCATTGGAAGAGGCGCTTTTGGGGAG GTTCAACTTTGCCGGGATAAATCCTCTGGGAACATTTACGCAATGAAAAAGCTAAAGAAGTCTGAAATGGTTGTCAAGGGTCAG GTGGAACATGTTAGAGCTGAAAGAAACTTGCTGGCTGAAGTTGGTAGCCACTGCATCGTGAAGCTATACTATTCTTTCCAAGATGCTGAGTACCTTTACCTTATCATGGAATACCTCCCTGGAGGTGATATGATGACCCTGCTCATGAGAGAGGATACCTTAACTGAAAATGTGGCTCGTTTCTATATTGCTGAGACAGTTCTTGCAATTGAGTCGATTCATAAACATAATTACATCCACAG AGATATTAAGCCTGATAATCTGCTTCTCGATAAGAATGGTCACATGAAGTTGTCAGATTTTGGCTTGTGTAAGCCTATTGATTGCTCAAAATTGTCAACCTTGAGCGAAGATGAACCTATGACTGATGAAAATCTTAGGGAGTCAATGGACATTGATAATTCTCTCTATGATACAACAAATGGTAGAAGGTGGAGAAGTCAAAACGAACAGCTTCAGCACTGGCAGAAGAACAGGAGAAAATTG GCATTTTCAACAGTCGGTACTCCTGATTATATTGCTCCAGAGGTTCTACTAAAAAAGGGATATGGAATTGAGTGTGACTG GTGGTCTCTGGGTGCTATCATGTATGAGATGCTTGTTGGGTATCCACCGTTTTATTCTGATGATCCAATAACTACATGCCGAAAG ATTGTACATTGGAGAAGCTATTTGAAATTTCCAGAAAATTCAAGGCTGTCTCCTGAAGCTAAGGATCTGATTTGTCGGTTCTTGTGTGATGTTGATCACAGGATTGGCAGTGAAGGGGCAGATCAAATAAAG GCTCATCCTTGGTTTCGTGGAGTTGAATGGGATAAGCTTTATGAATTGGAGGCAGCATTTAAGCCTCAAGTAAATGATGAACTGGATACACAAAATTTTCAGAAATTCGACGAA GTAGATCCTGCTCCCCGAAGAACAGGTTCTGGGTCCTCAAGGAAG ATGATTCCCAATTCTAAAGATCTTAGCTTTGTGGGCTATACATACAAGAACTTCGAAGCTGTGAAAGGTTCACATCTGTCTGCAG ATTCTAAACAAAGCTCCTCGTTTACAAGCCAGCGTAGTGGCGGCGACACATCTG TCGCAGGTACAGCAGACATGGATTCATCAGAAGAACCCAACGGAAGCGACACACACATGCACACTGCTGCTGACGATATGATGCAATAA